Within the Nyctibius grandis isolate bNycGra1 chromosome 4, bNycGra1.pri, whole genome shotgun sequence genome, the region cacactaaAATTTTCAAACATTAGTACAAACACTTTCAAAGCAAACGGGACGTCCCTTTCCCATTTCTGTAGCCTTTCCCACAGTACAGGTAGTGATGCAGCCTTAGCTAAATGTCTCTTAATTGACAAGTACTCTTTAGCAAAACAGCCGATAAGCAAGCCAAGGACTTACTGTATAGCTTCATCATTATGAATGTTACATAAACACACTTGGTGACAGTCTAATTAATTCAGTTACTTTTACAACATCCACTTAATGGATTCAAGCATGCTATTAAAGGCCACTGTGGTCCCATGTCAGCTTTCTCACAGCAACCATGTGCAGCGCATCCATTGTCTCGTCCCTCCGTGTGCCAGCTCAGCAGTGCACGATTACACCAGGGCTTTCTTCTTATGCAAGGCCATCCACTCTGCAAGACGACCTAGAAACTTGTTCCTCTGAGAGCAGGAAGCTGTTCACCCACATAATCCCCACCAGCATGGCTAGTGGGAAATAACCTAGCCTTCGGAAGCGCAGTACTTAGTGCTTCCTTTGGAGATGAGTATCCCACGTCttgcaaataattaaattaCCGTGATCCTCTTTATTaggtctttttcttcttaaaacacTGGCAGTTACAAATACAGTGTACTGTGATAATAGAGTGTGCTTCCTAAGCATAATTCAGGACAAAGAATGTTTAAATTCATCaactacagaaaatataaatcttAATGTATTTCATAATTATTATTGATCTATTTAGTCAATATCCCCCATTTTTTAGTATTAAGTAATGAAAACCATAGTCACATACAAAACCATTCAAAATAATTATACAAGCAGTTTCTTTCACCAGATTCCCTATCAACAGTTCTTATGTCAGCCAAACAAACAGCATTTGTGGGTTCAAAATGTTGTTGTAATAGAATAAAGCAGGATAGAAGATTAATTTCATTTGgtaggaaaattaattaaaaatgctcACGTAAAGACACTTGTAGAAGTCTCATTCAGAGATTCTATTTAACACACTGCTTATTCGATAGCTGGAAATAAACTTGGTGTTAGCACTATCATTTCTTAGTCTCTTAGGCAAAGACTGTATGaaattgtttctccttttcatttaaaataagaaaaatctggGAAAATACATACAATGTAGCTACTGCTGGAAATTTAAGACCCATAAATAGTTACTGAAAAAAtagttacaggaaaaaaacagtaaagatcaaaataaaaaacactacTAATATGTACTAGTTCGTTAAACTTTGAAATATGACAGTATTAGGAATTCACTGATGACAGACCAAAGTAAAATGCCATGAATATTTACTTCCCCAGTGTGCTTGCACGACAAATACTTTGGCCAGACTTGCACATAAAATGCTCTCACCTTGCAATTTACAGCTCCATAAACTTGCCACATGTCCACGACGTCTCTTTTGTCGTACTGCATACACTTGACCTTTTCAGTGATACAGACATTAACCTGAGGTTTGCCTTTATACGTGTTGGATCTCCAAGCTGGTTGGTTCTCATCTGTAGGCATTTCCTGAATGTCATCAAACGAGCTGTTCAAGCTGCGTATGTTTGTGTTTAAGGGGGTGCCAAGCGGACAGGCCTGTATAAGCAAATTTCGGAGCTGGCCTATTTTCGCGTTCATCTCAGCTTCATTTTTCCGACTTGGAGAGATGTAGTCCACGATGCCTAACAAAAGTGCCAGTCCTTGTGAGAGCCCAGTAACGGTAAGGAGGGGTGGCCTTGGCTCCAAGGTCTCCTCAACTAGTGGAAGACAGGCATATATCAGACCACTCTTCTGAAAAGCAAGCACGGGCCAGAGATCCCCTCCTTCGGTGCGAACCGAATATACTGATGAATGATTGATTCGAGTACAAGTATCTCGATGCTCCACAAAAATATGGTCATCTATGAGTCTCAGTTCAAACAGCAAGACTTTAAGAAAAGCGCTGTCAGATGGTACAGGTACATGTGTTGACCCGTTGTAGGTCTCAGCGCGTACTTCAACAGTGGGGTAACGTCTGTGACACGGAAATAAGAGCATTTTAGTTGCTACTCATCTTCTCCCACCCAAAATATCATACCAACACAGTCCATAGAAGCAGAACAATGCAATCTCTTTTCTGGCTGTCACAGAATGCAAAAGCATTACAAAAATCTTTGGAATATTGATAGAATCAAGGATGGGTTTCTCTTATGTATTCAGATAACTCCCAAAGGCCCCCCTGCTCCTAAAAGTAACCTTGTGCAAGTGGAAACCAGCAGTGTCCCCACAGAACGAGTGACAGGATCACCATCTAAATCACTGTCAATAAAACTATTTCATGAGTAATCAGGATTCATTCTAGCAGGTGGATTTTTACGGGAAACTTTGAGCAAATACATTCACtcattttttctaataaaatgtgAATCTGTCTGTCTACCCTTCCAGTTGCACAAAGGTACACGACACTAATGAACCCAAGCATGACTCACACCACTGCAGGGAAACTtcaacagcaaaatatttctaagagGCGAGACCACGCTGAAGACAAGTTTTCAAACATTTAAGAAACTGGATGTCCCACGTAGTCAAATTCAACTACAGCAGCTTTTTGCCTAGACAGTGTATGCTACTGCTACAGCTTTGCTACTCTActaaatactgtatttatgAGACAGTATAATGGAAGTTACTTATATACAGgtttttcattgctgttctgAGCTTACACAATTGATCTGCAGCAGTTGCTTTAATTGATTAACAAGATTAACTAAACATCTTTTACAATAttctaaatatttcactgtACATAAGGCCAATTTTTCCAGCAAGAGCTGCATGgtttgggggcggggggtggggaggaagaaatgGATTCCACACTGTAAGTGTAATATAGGTGACTTAAAAGTTTTTATGACtgttaataatttcttttttttttttttgagtatttaAGATGTAATCATGTCAGAGAGACACAAGGTTTTGTACGTTTTAAAATTGCTATGTTGCGTCAACGCATATATTTAATTGCACCTTTCCTAGACATAATGAGAAAAATCATACTAGCAGTTGAATGCTAcgtctgggatttttttcttctgaagcagtattattttttaaaggagagaTGGATGAATTTCTTCTCAAGCTAACCAAAACCTATCAAAAGAACGAGAAAAATTATTAGTTCCACTAATGCATTGGTTTTCACCCTTTTTTGAAACTAGACACTCCCCTGAGTCTCTCTTACATTAAGTTTGATAACAGGTTAGCTTTTCTACGTTCTCTTTCGTGGATTCCCTGGACCCTCAAAATGTGTATCACAGGTTACATGCCAGAAAACTAGTTAAATCACTTATGAATCACCTTGTAGCAGATCTGTTCTCAGGCTACGTGTTTGTTTGCGCCCAGAGCCACGCTTACACACAGACATGAGAGAAAAAATGCACAGAGACAAAAATGCCTTCACTTATTCCCCTTTTCATACCATCTTTCTAAAGACACATTGACACTCTGTTTCTTGAATTGCCATGGAACTTGTAATCCCAGCAATGTGGTACTTTGTTTCATCTATGACCTCCATATGTAGCACTCCCCTTCTGCTCCTGAACACTTGCATGCTTCTTATCCTGTTGCCTCTAAGTCCCACCTACACCATCTTTTCCTAACTGAGTAGCACAGTCTATCGCTGGAGGCAGCTACACTTCCTCAGGCTAATTTTCAGTGACTCTGCTTTTTTGTGTGATTCTTAATCAGGCATCtacagctgccttttttttttttttcagtaaggaaAAAGCAAGCATAGGCAGAGAGAAGCCAGAGCTACGAGATCCGTAAACAGGATACAGATGACAGTAAAAAGCCTCCCTACAGTCTCACTTCTATTTTGAAGAGCAAAGAAACAGAGTGGTTTTGCAGCTTGAAAATTTATGAGGACTTCCAGAGCAAGGTTGTTGATAAGAGGCTACATGTAACCTTGGTGAGCATCTCCTATTTTTGgttgatgttttaaaaacaaaggaagcgGAGATATTTCAGTCTAGTTTTGTCTTACTTATGTCCCAATCTGCCTGCTCCATTTGCTGAAGCTGTCCCCACACCACAGCaatcttctcctcctcccactcaATCTTCCCAGCTTTAGCTGAGTCGTTAGATGATTAGTTAGCCCTTCAGATCTCGGTTTTTCAGTATTCCCTTCTAGAAAGTCATGAAAACTTAAAAAGATGAAAGTTTCCAGGGATGAATGAGCTTTGGTGATTCAAGAGAGAGACCATACTAGTTGCCTGAATTAAGTTATGatcagctcaaaaaaaaaaaaagtggaatgcTTTGATGTCCCAGATGTCTTCTCTGAGGTTAAAGATCACGGCTCACGTATCTCCAGCTGAGTGCGTAAGTCCCGAAACCAACAGTTTCCATGTGATCCGGCATTCTTTATATTGTCTGTGCGCTTTGTTGAATTTAAGGTCAGTTAGGAGGATAAACTTGGCGTTTCCACAGCCCTATTATTTCCTCTGGGAACTTGAAAGATCTAAGTCTGGAAATCACTTGAAGTATCAAGTATAGTTTGCCCTTTTCAAAGGAGCGCTATTCCTTGTCTCTGTCGCTTACTGTGTGACAAGTTACTTCACATATCCCTGTCACCAGCCCCCCCTTCCTCCGTGGTGATTACACTCTCAGATTTTTTTGGGACaaggctttctctttctctgtgtttgtagAGGGGAGGCCTCATCTCTAGTCCTGTAGGTAATACAAGGACTATAATACTAATCCTAAAACAATCAGAGGAATGTCCCATGTAGAGATCTGTCTGCACCTGAAGATGGAAGATAGCctacttgctcttttttttttttttgcttccttctaGGTTCTCTCTTCAGTTTTACCAAATTTCAGACTAGGACTGTAGATCACATCTATTATCTAGGtctcagtatttttcctttccctatcCCCCTGTTATTTTCCCTGTCATTCTTTGGAACTCAGTCCTCTGATATCACAGGGAGTACAAGGAAACGGCAACAAATTTTGACAGACCAACAAAAGCAGCCCACCTAGCCCACAGTCTTATTTAAAACTCTTTAAGAGTGCTGAATAAAAAGTCCTCCTTTGGttcatttacttaaaaaatgGTCTTTgtatgcaaaaattaaaatcaaatgtaAAGCTAAATTTCTGCCTGAAAATACCGTACTTTTTGTACAGCTACAGAACAATATAAAGAGAATATAAGgaaaatataagcaaaatatATGCTTTTTACTTTGCCCATTTTGTTAATCTGACAGTATTTCATAATCACTACCTTGTTCTTTTCCATGTTAGGACAGAGAAGAACTTGGTAAAATCTTCACGGTAACTAACAGGGAGaggaacagagagaggaaagtcatgtgaaaaatgcagaagttgaaaaaaaaacccagatttaGTTACAAGCACATTATCTGAACCCAGAAACCTTCAAAATCGGGTCCAGAAACGCACAGCGGCCAGCAGCGCtttgaccagcgaaggtatttATGAGGAACCGGAGTATTTCGGTATTTTCGCCTTTGTTTCGGGGCCCCGaggcagccccggccgccccgAGCACACCGCCGCCCCCCACGCCGCCCTGCCcgctctctccctctcttcccccctcaCCGAGGCCAGACGCCCGACCAGCCGCGCAGGAaccccccgccgcgggccgccccgccgcgccccgacCCCTGAGGGCGCCGGGCCCGGCCTGACCCACCCAGGCCCacccccgcctcccccgcccGCTCTCCACACGCAGCCGGCCCGGCGGGCCGCCGTTACCTGGAGAAGAGGACGGTGCCGCCGGCCCCAGGGTCGTGCCTGAGAAGCCACAGCGCCCGCAGGGCCatggcggtggcggcggcgcggcgTTGAAGGCGGCCGGGCGCTACCgaggggcggccgcggccgggGAGGGGCCGGGAGCtgcgcgcggcggcggccgcccggcGCAGGCCCATTTCCGGCGGGCGGAGGCGGCGCCGCGGCGGCTGCTGCTGTTGCCGGGGCGGCGGGACACAAtgggcggcagcggcggggcggcggcgggccgcTGAGGAgccccgccgccctcctccCTGCGGCCATGGCCACCACGGCCGAGCTCTTCGAGGTGGGtgcgggcagcgccgggggctCCCTGCGGGCTTGCCCGGGCGGAGGGGGCCGCGCTGGGCCCGGGAGCGGGAGGCGGCGGTGGGGCCGGCCGGTTCTGTGAGGGGATGCGGCGGCCTCCCCGCGCCGCGGCCGGGGCGCAGCCCCCAGAGCGAGCTGCTGCTCGGGCGGCGAGGCCGCGGGGAGGGGAACGGGCCCTCCCGGCCACGGTGAGGGCGTGTGCAGGGGCGAGCGGCGCGGTGCCAGGACCTGAGGGAACGGGGTGTCGGTGTGAGGGGCTGAGGGGACGGGGTGGGAGCGTGGGTGATGCCCCGGGAGGAGTGCAGCCTTCCTTAGGCGTGGGCTTTCGGTGCCCCTTGCGCCGGGGCCTCCTTCCCTGGGGCTCCCGGGTCTGTGCAGCGGGTGGGGTGCTGCTCTCAGCAGGGTCACAGGCCGTGCCAGGCCCGACCGCCGAGCAGATAAAGCGACTCTTCGTCACCCGAAGGCACAGGCTCGTTCGACGCCAGCACCGTGGTATCTTAGGGCAGCTTTTACTTCtctgaaataaggaaataaCTTTGCCTGCCCTTTAGCCGCTGTGCCTCAGTTCGAGGCACAAGAAGCTGAATAGCTTGCCCAAGGCCGTGCCCAAGCGGGGCAGGAATATAGCAGGAGTCTGGCAAATTCTTCTCTCCCAGCCTGGGCTACAGGCTGTCATGATGTGACCTGTGATTAATAGAAAGTGTTTGTCCCCACTTGCTAGTGCATGGGGATATGGTATCGTTACCAGGTATCCTGTATTTGCTCTCTGAGTCACTCAGGAGCCGGTTGTTCATTTGGCGTCTTAACGCTGGGACGTGCTTTGCCCAGCCTTCAGGAAAGGTCTTCCTGTTTCTCTGGAAGATCCTCTATCTGTGATTTATATAAATGCATTGTGTGCACTCGTATTTATGAATCACTGTTATGACACATGAGTGTTATGACTCACATTGCTGGATggtgtggtttaaaaaaatagtaagacTAATATAGCATGTTCTGAGTAGCTGGGTGCCAGGTTTTGTCCCCTCTCTACACCTCTCTAGCTGTCCTAGGAGTCCATTGATTCCTCAACGTGATGACAGCGCAGTTCTGTCCTTTGTGGGGTGTTGAATTTGAGATAACATGGGCATGGGAAGAAAACTGTATGTTTTGGCTGCTTTGGGTCATGCAACAATTTGTTCCATTTTCCAACAGCAATAAAGATGCAATTGCAAAGTAGATGAGACCTTTTCCTGGAGATAGGGCTTGAATTTATGTTTTCCAGTATGGAAACcagtatttcttcctcttctgctttcgCTTCTCTTTCACTCCAAAGGCAAGAGGGGTTTTATTGATGTTCGTGATGTTATTGTTGCCTACTATGTTAATTTGGAGTCACTGCCATGAAGGTTAGAACATGAAAACATATGCTTATTATGGGAGTAACCCTGAGCTGCATACTGAGGGTGGTATTTGCCTGCAATGTTCACACAAAAGTGGGTTTGAAAGTCATTTTCAGTATAGATATGTGATGTTGTGTAGAAGGATCTGTGCTGAAAATGGACACAACATGGACTCAGTTCTCCCTCATATAACTCAAAACTTAATTTAACAATGATTACTGCTGAACTGGATTTTAATGTGGCTTGGTCCAGTTTAGTTTCATATATACAGACCAGATAAAACCAGGTTATCATCCACTTCAGGCATATCTCTTATTAAATCAGTAGTATTGGCTGAATGGATAGGATCATGATAATTCATCTAGAGCTAGAGGGAGGTTCAAAGCTGTGAAGAAATTGACTGTTGGGGCTCATCTGATAACAGGCAAAGGACTTGCAAATGACATTTGTAATAGCTGATTCTCAGCAATTTCTGCAGAACTGGATAGGAGCCGTAAAATAGGAATTAGGCTGTCAGCTATAGGTAACCCTATTATCAAGACAGCATTAAAAAGAGCAAATGTATGTAGAAGATACGATatacaaacaaaactgaagtgttGGATTTGCAGTGGAACCTGTGAAATCATGTCTTAAAAAGACACTGTTGAACTTCATTTATTCTTTATAAATCAAGTAGATTATTTTTAGCGcaccctttctgaaaatttgGACGAAAAAGCTCATTTTGCTTCTACGGAGTAGCAGCTGTTGCAGAAGGAGAGAGGCAGACTGGGAGATGGGATGAGCATTGCGGAAGAGGGGGACACGCACGTGAGTGCCCATGCTGTGGGAAGGGCAGCAGAGGGGACTGGTCTGCTGCCGGTTCAGTTTGGCCTAGTTTGTTGCCATGTGCCTGGCTAGTTTTTGGGACGCAGGGGAGGAGTACAGAGGTGTAATGCATAGAGCAAGACTggcattataatttttttataggGCATGTATATCAGACTTCCTTAGGAGAAGAGGCTTTAACAGGCTAGCAGAAAACCTCTGTAAAtgttgttttgcaaaaaaaaaaaaaaaaccaaagaaaaaaattcaaggtCATTATGTGTTTGTGTGAGAATTA harbors:
- the AP5M1 gene encoding AP-5 complex subunit mu-1 isoform X1; its protein translation is MALRALWLLRHDPGAGGTVLFSSYREDFTKFFSVLTWKRTRRYPTVEVRAETYNGSTHVPVPSDSAFLKVLLFELRLIDDHIFVEHRDTCTRINHSSVYSVRTEGGDLWPVLAFQKSGLIYACLPLVEETLEPRPPLLTVTGLSQGLALLLGIVDYISPSRKNEAEMNAKIGQLRNLLIQACPLGTPLNTNIRSLNSSFDDIQEMPTDENQPAWRSNTYKGKPQVNVCITEKVKCMQYDKRDVVDMWQVYGAVNCKCDIEGSAPNVTLSLNLPTNGPPLQDIVVHHCVTSVDPAMLMSSSAEPLDDSVYNGPYKFPFIPPSDSFNLCYYTSQVPVPPILGCYQLIEEGSQLKITVNLKLHESIKNSFEYCEARIPFFNRGPIARLEYKVSYGQLDLSREKSLLVWVIGQKFPKSLEVSLTGTVSFGTAGKEHPTDYVCTGNTAYVKLYFRIPDFTLTGCYVDQHSVQIFAPGKPKITASRELISSDYYIWNSKAAAPMVYKTLFD